One window of the Nothobranchius furzeri strain GRZ-AD chromosome 3, NfurGRZ-RIMD1, whole genome shotgun sequence genome contains the following:
- the myl2a gene encoding myosin regulatory light chain 2a isoform X1, whose amino-acid sequence MAPKKAKRRTAEGANSNVFSMFEQAQIQEFKEAFTIMDQNRDGFIDKNDLRDTFAALGRLNVKQEEIDEMLNEAPGPINFTVFLTMFGEKLKGADPEETILNAFKVFDPEGKGVLKKDYVTQMLTTQADRFSAEEMEQMFTAFPPDVAGNLDYKNLVHIITHGEEKDQE is encoded by the exons ATG GCCCCTAAGAAAGCCAAGAGGAGGACAGCAGAGGGAGCCAACTCTAATGTGTTCTCCATGTTTGAGCAGGCCCAGATTCAGGAATTTAAAGAG GCCTTTACCATCATGGACCAGAACAGAGATGGCTTCATTGACAAGAACGATCTGAGGGACACTTTTGCAGCTCTCG GACGTCTGAATGTGAAACAGGAAGAGATTGATGAAATGCTCAATGAGGCTCCTGGTCCGATCAACTTTACCGTATTCCTCACTATGTTTGGTGAGAAGCTGAAAG GTGCTGATCCAGAGGAGACCATCCTCAACGCGTTTAAAGTCTTTGACCCTGAAGGGAAGGGTGTGCTGAAGAAGGATTA TGTGACACAGATGCTAACGACGCAAGCCGACCGATTCTCAGCTGAAGAG ATGGAGCAGATGTTCACTGCCTTCCCCCCTGATGTGGCAGGAAATCTGGACTACAAGAATCTGGTTCATATCATTACTCACGGAGAGGAAAAGGACCAAGAGTAA
- the myl2a gene encoding myosin regulatory light chain 2a isoform X2 — MFEQAQIQEFKEAFTIMDQNRDGFIDKNDLRDTFAALGRLNVKQEEIDEMLNEAPGPINFTVFLTMFGEKLKGADPEETILNAFKVFDPEGKGVLKKDYVTQMLTTQADRFSAEEMEQMFTAFPPDVAGNLDYKNLVHIITHGEEKDQE, encoded by the exons ATGTTTGAGCAGGCCCAGATTCAGGAATTTAAAGAG GCCTTTACCATCATGGACCAGAACAGAGATGGCTTCATTGACAAGAACGATCTGAGGGACACTTTTGCAGCTCTCG GACGTCTGAATGTGAAACAGGAAGAGATTGATGAAATGCTCAATGAGGCTCCTGGTCCGATCAACTTTACCGTATTCCTCACTATGTTTGGTGAGAAGCTGAAAG GTGCTGATCCAGAGGAGACCATCCTCAACGCGTTTAAAGTCTTTGACCCTGAAGGGAAGGGTGTGCTGAAGAAGGATTA TGTGACACAGATGCTAACGACGCAAGCCGACCGATTCTCAGCTGAAGAG ATGGAGCAGATGTTCACTGCCTTCCCCCCTGATGTGGCAGGAAATCTGGACTACAAGAATCTGGTTCATATCATTACTCACGGAGAGGAAAAGGACCAAGAGTAA